The following are encoded together in the Chroicocephalus ridibundus unplaced genomic scaffold, bChrRid1.1 SCAFFOLD_26, whole genome shotgun sequence genome:
- the LOC134509656 gene encoding olfactory receptor 5B21-like, translated as MDGGQWVNGTPPVEFLLLAMSDDPSLQTLPFILSLVIYTVTVFGNILIVVLVMADQHLRTPMYFFLDNLSSLEICYSSTILSRLLASFLTGDKTISAHGCMAQFYFFSSSAGTECYLLAAMPYDRYLAICQPLLYASHVTWKVSLQLAAASWLGGLLLFAVLIFLLFQLKFYSPKAIDHFCDFTLLMELSCSDTNVLTGAALIFVFLDAVFPFLFTLASYVFIIAAILRIPSHQGRQKAFSTCSSHLTVVTLFYGTLIIVYMLTRTTPPRQLNKEFSFFYTVLTALINALISSLRNKEVREALWKVLRKAKACTQNSWREGDSRNKPLASLSQGQVLNTGHTSRSVCHCAYLKLAQG; from the coding sequence ATGGATGGAGGGCAATGGGTCAATGGGACACCACCAGTGGAGTTCCTGCTGCTGGCAATGAGTGATGATCCCTCTCTCCAGACACTGCCCTTCATCCTTTCACTTGTCATCTACACTGTGACTGTCTTTGGGAACATCCTCATTGTTGTACTGGTGATGGCAGATCAGCATCTGcgcacccccatgtacttcttcctggACAATCTGTCCTCCTTGGAGATCTGCTACAGCTCCACCATCTTGTCCCGGCTGCTGGCCAGCTTCCTGACTGGGGACAAGACCATCTCTGCTCATGGCTGTATGGCtcagttctactttttttccagttctgctggtACTGAGTGTTACCTGCTGGCAGCCATGCCCTATGATCGGTACTTAGCCATCTGCCAGCCCTTACTCTATGCAAGCCACGTGACCTGGAAGGTGAGTCTCCAGTTGGCAGCTGCGTCTTGGCTGGGGGGATTGCTGCTATTTGCAGTACTCATCTTCCTCTTATTTCAGTTGAAGTTCTACAGCCCCAAGGCAATTGACCACTTCTGTGATTTTACTCTGTTgatggagctctcctgcagtgacaccaaCGTGCTTACAGGGGCCGCTTTAATCTTTGTCTTCTTGGATGCAGtattcccttttctgttcacacTGGCCTCCTATGTGTTTATCATAGCTGCCATCCTGAGGATCCCGTCCCATCAGGGCAGGCAAAAAGCCTTCTCCACCTGTTCCTCTCACCTTACTGTCGTCACTCTCTTCTATGGCACTCTTATCATTGTCTATATGCTGACCAGGACAACTCCACCGAGGCAGCTCAACAAAGAATTCTCCTTTTTCTACACTGTCCTCACAGCCCTGATTAACGCCCTCATCTCCAGTTTGAGGAACAAGGAGGTCAGGGAGGCCCTCTGGAAGGTGCTCAGGAAAGCAAAGGCCTGCACCCAGAACTCCTGGCGTGAGGGTGACAGTAGGAACAAACCACTTGCAAGTCTTTCACAAGGGCAAGTGCTGAATACTGGGCACACCTCCAGAAGTGTGTGCCACTGCGCCTACTTGAAACTAGCGCAGGGATGA